The following are encoded in a window of Paenibacillaceae bacterium GAS479 genomic DNA:
- a CDS encoding ABC-2 type transport system permease protein, translating to MDEALEKEWRRRAGVFFRSCLPYLGDMARSGLPLVLFALIITGSAFYTDFIDRIPANYPAAAVGTLLLAPVLYWNPMRTWLQPADLVFLTRREASMGGYMRRSWRHTLPGGLLLAAAVLLLYWPIRSHVPEDAVSGWTPSLVTVLVVVLALKLLGSGAAWRERQTAWPISRRLLKLLRLLLTVCMLYFWLSAEPFKALLVTIPSIILWWQASRIPARLRLPWEQLIREEERTEGRYNRFFGWFTDVPSQPSSVRSRPYFSWIASRIPLRRRSTYTYLYSLSIARTELGGMLLRLTLLGMLSSYWLGEAKWLQGWGAAACLLLFLVIAGLQSGALASWHRHTVWRHVYPLPENGRLRSAAVVDRFALIVIGTLLWLAGCMPLLIAGAVIPAVAAALLALFYLLLRPRRMLRRGMLEEEEE from the coding sequence ATGGACGAGGCGCTTGAAAAAGAATGGCGCCGAAGAGCCGGCGTCTTCTTCCGCAGTTGTCTGCCTTATCTGGGAGATATGGCACGCAGCGGCTTGCCGCTCGTGCTATTCGCTCTCATTATTACCGGTTCCGCGTTTTATACTGACTTTATTGACCGGATTCCGGCTAATTATCCGGCGGCAGCGGTCGGTACGCTGCTGCTTGCTCCTGTCCTTTACTGGAATCCGATGCGCACCTGGCTGCAGCCGGCGGATCTGGTGTTTCTCACGCGCAGAGAGGCATCCATGGGCGGTTATATGCGCCGTTCTTGGCGGCATACGTTGCCGGGAGGGCTTTTGCTGGCAGCAGCTGTACTGCTCCTGTATTGGCCGATTCGTTCCCATGTGCCGGAGGATGCTGTTTCGGGCTGGACGCCGAGCCTTGTCACGGTGCTGGTGGTTGTCCTTGCGCTCAAGCTGCTTGGAAGCGGCGCCGCTTGGCGTGAACGCCAGACGGCGTGGCCGATCAGCCGTCGCTTGTTGAAACTGCTCAGACTGCTTTTGACCGTTTGCATGCTCTATTTTTGGCTGTCCGCCGAACCATTTAAAGCCCTCTTGGTAACGATACCCTCTATCATTTTGTGGTGGCAAGCCTCCCGGATTCCGGCGCGGCTTCGGCTGCCTTGGGAGCAGTTGATTCGCGAAGAGGAGCGGACAGAGGGGCGTTACAATCGCTTTTTCGGCTGGTTCACGGATGTTCCCTCACAGCCTTCCAGTGTGCGGTCTCGACCGTACTTTTCCTGGATCGCTTCGAGAATCCCGTTGCGCCGCCGAAGTACCTATACTTATCTGTATAGTCTTAGCATTGCGCGTACTGAGCTTGGAGGCATGCTGCTGCGCTTGACGCTGCTGGGTATGCTTAGCAGCTACTGGCTTGGTGAAGCCAAGTGGCTTCAAGGCTGGGGAGCTGCCGCATGTTTGCTGCTCTTCCTGGTTATTGCCGGTTTACAGTCTGGAGCCCTTGCCTCTTGGCATCGGCATACTGTATGGCGTCATGTGTATCCGCTGCCGGAGAATGGAAGGCTGCGCTCTGCAGCGGTTGTGGATCGCTTCGCACTTATCGTAATCGGGACACTGTTATGGTTAGCCGGCTGCATGCCGCTACTGATTGCAGGTGCGGTCATTCCGGCGGTAGCGGCCGCGTTGCTGGCCTTGTTCTATTTGCTGCTGCGGCCACGTCGTATGCTGCGAAGGGGGATGCTTGAGGAAGAAGAGGAATAA
- a CDS encoding ABC-2 type transport system ATP-binding protein: protein MDQERFGDEVLHVKGLTGGYSPRRPVLHELDFKVRAGEMMGLIGLNGAGKSTTVKHLLGLMAPQRGEVLIAGTTLHQDPERYRGAFAYVPEVPVLFEELTVEEHLRLTAMAYGLEEQEYRERSEQLLDEFRMTSKKSARAAHLSKGMKQKVMLMNALLARPALYIIDEPFLGLDPLGIRSLLDRLMLERSRGAAILMSTHILSTVETYCDRFILLHGGRIQEMGTMDQVRTSRGQEGDSLEEIFYRVVEESDADGRGA from the coding sequence ATGGACCAAGAGCGGTTCGGAGATGAGGTACTTCATGTGAAGGGGTTGACCGGCGGATATAGTCCCCGACGTCCTGTACTTCATGAGCTGGACTTTAAGGTTCGGGCAGGCGAGATGATGGGGCTGATCGGCCTCAACGGCGCCGGTAAAAGTACAACGGTCAAACATCTGCTTGGGCTGATGGCTCCGCAGCGCGGCGAGGTGCTTATTGCTGGCACGACGCTTCATCAGGATCCGGAACGATATCGTGGAGCTTTTGCCTATGTGCCGGAAGTACCCGTCCTGTTCGAGGAATTGACTGTTGAGGAGCATCTGAGACTGACTGCAATGGCGTATGGCCTCGAAGAGCAAGAATATCGAGAACGTTCCGAACAGCTGCTGGACGAGTTCCGCATGACATCCAAAAAGTCGGCTCGTGCCGCTCATCTCTCCAAAGGGATGAAACAGAAGGTAATGCTGATGAATGCACTGCTGGCTCGACCTGCTTTGTATATCATCGATGAGCCTTTTCTCGGACTGGACCCGCTTGGTATCCGTTCTCTGCTGGATCGACTTATGTTAGAACGGAGTAGAGGCGCGGCGATTCTGATGAGTACGCATATTCTGTCCACGGTTGAAACCTATTGTGACCGATTCATTCTGCTGCATGGAGGCAGGATTCAGGAAATGGGAACGATGGATCAGGTGAGAACGTCACGAGGACAGGAGGGGGATTCCCTGGAGGAAATCTTCTATCGTGTCGTGGAGGAGAGTGACGCTGATGGACGAGGCGCTTGA